In Euphorbia lathyris chromosome 2, ddEupLath1.1, whole genome shotgun sequence, the sequence CCTACTCTTCTCCAATAAAGTTACAGAGAAAACGTAGAAGATATGTTCCTTCTCACATTCTCCAAGCAGTAGGGAGAAGACTTGAGTTTGGTGATGATGTCAATTTGAAGGATGATCCATCTAGAGTTTATGGATCATCACCTGATTTACCTATACTAATCCTTGATTCAGATATTGGGTTTGATAGTTTCAACCAATCAAGATTTTATGGGACAACCACTGATATACCTATGATAATCTtggattctgattctgattctgatgcCAATGATGGATGGGAGGGGTACTTTAATCCTCATCAACTTCCACAAACGCCGCCTTTATCTGTAAGGATCAATTTTGTTCTTCAATTAGTATGCTTGACTAAAGTCTTTTGTCTCGATCATAAAATGACAAATTGGGCTTTTCTAAATCTGAAATTAAACTTGGAAAGAATAGTATATATGGTCTTTTGATTGGTGTGTTTTCATATTCAGGGAAGGGGTTGTGTGGAGGCCAGTGCATCAAAACAAGTAAAGGAATGGACTAATATACCTATTATAATCCTGGACTCTGAAGATATTGATGCTAACACTGAATATTTGCATCAGAAAGATTCCTTGATTGAAACTGCTCAAGAAATTCCAAAGTATCCTCCTCAGATTAATGATGTAGATGGCGTTGCAAATGATGATTTTTCTAAGCTTTGGGACGAGATGACAGTTGCATTAGAGTGTTCCAAGGTATACCAATAGCTTAACTTACAACTTTACTGTGAATTCTGAAATTCCACTTGTTTGTtactttcttctatttttgccTTAGCTGTATATTGCTTTTGATAGGACTCTCCTGCTGCTGCGGCTGCGACCGGTGAATGCGTGGAAGAACATGGAGATGAGTGTGACCATTCTCTTATCTTGAAGGATGATCTCGGTCATGTTTGTCGCATTTGTGGAGTTATTCAGAAAGGCATTGATACCATAATTGAGTTTCCATCGCCTAAGGTACAAGAATTCTCTTACCAATTTTTGTTTCCAATAATTAATTCAAGGATGGAAAATACTATCAATTAAGACATTCTTCCATGGATAACAAATATATATCTTATCTTTTGTGCTTTCTCTCTTTAAATGATATCTTTTGAATGGTAATTCTAAATTGAGATAGTATTGGTTACATTTTTTTCACTAAATTTCCAGGGGAAAAGAAGTGCTAGAACTTATGAGCCTAGAAGCACCCGTTACAGCCCGTGATTTAATGGTAGCAGGAATTTCTGCTCATCCAAGGCATAAAGGGCATATGAAACTCCACCAAGTAGAAGGGATTCAATTTTCTTTGTAGATAATCCAGGGGGTTGTATATTAGCCCATGATCCTGGTTCAGGGAAGACATTATTCACAGTTTTCTAGCCCGGTATCCAGATGCCAGACCATTGGTTTTGCTGCCTAAAGGGATCTTGGAAGAATGAGTTCCTGAAATGGCAGGTGGAGGAAATTCCTCTGCATGATTTTTACAGTTGGAAAGCTGAGAATCGGTCTCAGCAGTTGTCTATATTGAGAAAATCAGTGAAGAAAAAGAGCAGATGAATGTAAAGATACAATTCTAAGACTCCCTGCAATTCTTCGAGAAATGCGGAAACTGATTTGGGCGAAGCTACACTTTACTAGATCTTGGTAACTACTATGATAATCATTATGGTACTATGACACCAAAAATTAATGGTCTTTT encodes:
- the LOC136220233 gene encoding uncharacterized protein, with the protein product MTNWGRGCVEASASKQVKEWTNIPIIILDSEDIDANTEYLHQKDSLIETAQEIPKYPPQINDVDGVANDDFSKLWDEMTVALECSKDSPAAAAATGECVEEHGDECDHSLILKDDLGHVCRICGVIQKGIDTIIEFPSPKISSQLTFLTWYENDAAASFCEPQLPARSDLSSDPANSHLFSIVCTSIWQNWTHSYLIHITRDGPFRF